TCTGAGTTCAGCTTCGAAGCATGGAAATTTAATCCCTTCAGTTTGGGCGATGTTAAAGACTGTGTAAGTCTTAGGCACCATGATAGTCTTTGGCTTAGTTTGTTCATCAGCCGGTTGCGGTGTAGTTGCATCAGTTTGTTGGTTCTTTAATTCTACCTCTGCCCAATAGATGATCCTTACACCCTTTTCACCTTTCTTTATAGATCCTTTAAGGTTATTGGCCTGTTTGTAGGTGATGTAGTAAGGCGTTGGATAGCCCTTCATGATTGTGTGGAAGTTCAGCAGAAACAAGTTCCAACCTCTGTAATTTACATTAGAGGTGATGTTCTTTGGCAATCCAACTTGATTCCAGGGACACTGCCAAATTACTGTACCTTCTTCCAATGCTTTGATCACTGCATCGGTTACTTCCTGGTAGGTGTCAACGAATGTGTTGTTGGTGGTGGTGAGTTGTTGTGCTGTAGTAGCCAT
The genomic region above belongs to Mucilaginibacter terrenus and contains:
- a CDS encoding ArdC family protein → MATTAQQLTTTNNTFVDTYQEVTDAVIKALEEGTVIWQCPWNQVGLPKNITSNVNYRGWNLFLLNFHTIMKGYPTPYYITYKQANNLKGSIKKGEKGVRIIYWAEVELKNQQTDATTPQPADEQTKPKTIMVPKTYTVFNIAQTEGIKFPCFEAELRSDAEKIANCEIVVDNMPNRPTIRKNGTNAYYQPSTDTVVVPSLKRCKSSEAYYSTLFHELAHSTGHESRLNRKELLSSDGFGSAAYAKEELTAEMTAAFLSAVTGIDQVTIDNSAAYIESWLKALKNDKTLVIKAAAQAQRAADYILAVSYEQV